Proteins from a genomic interval of Trifolium pratense cultivar HEN17-A07 linkage group LG6, ARS_RC_1.1, whole genome shotgun sequence:
- the LOC123892881 gene encoding thioredoxin-like 3-3, with amino-acid sequence MDVSSNSNGEEDNSKKGLEGTGLVLPINRHSNLKSASSDHDFTQILTHIKSSKIPAVINYGASWCGVCSKILPAFCRLSNKFPKLNFIYADIDECPETTQHIRYTPTFQFFRDGEKVDEMYGTGEERLHDRLWLHS; translated from the exons ATGGATGTGAGTAGCAATAGCAACGGAGAAGAAGATAACTCAAAGAAAGGATTGGAAGGAACTGGTTTAGTTTTACCCATTAATCGTCACTCCAATTTGAAAAGTGCTTCCTCCGATCACGACTTCACCCAAATCCTCACACACATCAAATCCTCCAAAATTCCC GCTGTTATCAATTATGGTGCCTCATG GTGTGGCGTTTGTAGCAAAATTCTACCTGCATTCTGTAGACTGAGCAACAAATTTCCAAAGCTTAACTTTATATATGCAGATATTGATGAATGCCCGGAAACAACTCAACACATTCGATACACTCCGACGTTCCAGTTTTTCCGGGATGGTGAAAAGGTAGATGAAATGTATGGTACTGGAGAAGAGAGGCTGCATGATCGCCTGTGGTTGCACTCCTGA
- the LOC123892880 gene encoding S-adenosylmethionine synthase 3, which translates to METFLFTSESVNEGHPDKLCDQVSDAILDACLEQDPESKVACETCTKTNMVMVFGEITTQAKVDYEKIVRDTCRGIGFVSADVGLDADHCKVLVNIEQQSPDIAQGVHGHLTKKPEEIGAGDQGHMFGYATDETPELMPLTHVLATKLGAKLTEVRKNKTCPWLRPDGKTQVTVEYQNDNGAMIPIRVHTVLISTQHDETVTNEKIAADLKEHVIKPVIPAKYLDDKTIFHLNPSGRFVIGGPHGDAGLTGRKIIIDTYGGWGAHGGGAFSGKDPTKVDRSGAYIVRQAAKSVVASGLARRCIVQVSYAIGVPEPLSVFVDTYKTGKIPDKDILVLIKESFDFRPGMISNNLDLKRGGKFRYQKTAAYGHFGRDDPDFTWETVKILKPKA; encoded by the coding sequence ATGGAAACCTTCCTCTTCACCTCAGAATCTGTAAACGAAGGTCACCCCGATAAGCTGTGTGATCAGGTTTCAGATGCCATCCTTGATGCATGTTTAGAGCAAGACCCAGAAAGTAAGGTGGCCTGTGAGACATGTACAAAGACTAACATGGTTATGGTCTTTGGTGAGATCACAACCCAAGCTAAGGTGGACTATGAGAAGATAGTTAGAGACACTTGTAGAGGAATTGGATTTGTATCAGCTGATGTTGGTCTTGATGCTGATCACTGCAAAGTTCTAGTCAACATTGAACAACAGAGTCCTGATATTGCTCAGGGAGTTCATGGTCACTTGACCAAAAAACCAGAGGAAATTGGTGCTGGTGACCAAGGCCACATGTTTGGCTATGCCACAGATGAAACACCTGAGCTAATGCCACTCACTCATGTGCTTGCTACTAAACTTGGTGCAAAGCTCACTGAAGTCAGAAAGAACAAAACATGCCCATGGCTTAGACCTGATGGTAAAACCCAAGTGACAGTTGAGTATCAGAATGATAATGGAGCCATGATTCCAATCCGTGTACACACTGTCCTCATCTCTACTCAGCACGATGAAACTGTCACAAATGAAAAAATTGCTGCGGATTTAAAAGAGCACGTGATAAAACCTGTTATCCCAGCTAAATACCTTGATGATAAGACTATTTTCCATCTCAATCCCTCTGGTCGGTTTGTGATTGGTGGACCTCATGGAGATGCAGGACTCACTGGTAGGAAGATCATTATTGACACCTATGGCGGTTGGGGTGCTCATGGTGGAGGTGCCTTCTCTGGCAAGGACCCAACCAAGGTCGACAGAAGTGGTGCTTATATTGTTAGGCAAGCAGCCAAAAGTGTGGTAGCTTCAGGGCTTGCAAGACGTTGTATTGTGCAAGTTTCTTATGCAATTGGAGTCCCAGAGCCACTTTCTGTATTTGTTGACACATACAAAACAGGAAAGATTCCAGACAAGGACATCTTGGTTCTGATTAAGGAGAGTTTTGACTTCAGGCCAGGAATGATTTCCAACAATCTTGACCTCAAAAGAGGTGGAAAATTCAGGTACCAAAAGACTGCTGCTTATGGCCATTTTGGACGTGATGATCCTGATTTTACCTGGGAGACTGTCAAGATACTCAAGCCCAAGGCTTGA
- the LOC123892882 gene encoding transcription factor RAX2-like, with the protein MGRTPCCDKANVKKGPWSPEEDAKLKDYIEKHGTGGNWITLPKRVGLTRCGKSCRLRWLNYLRPNIKHGEFSDSEDKIICTLFASIGSRWSIIASKLQGRTDNDVKNYWNTKLKKKFMFINHSMEMKSQQVTLLSILQSSTSTSQSLSFTNNKNNSYYHHSNGSFTSSFSNSSTSSSLLSGNSSTSAAQESLIGSSQKCGDAAFVEQNIGDVSYIYNEVEDSEKLMFSNGGSVNGFWEENPLDYGVISTTSTSSCNNFLFDV; encoded by the exons ATGGGGAGAACTCCTTGCTGTGACAAGGCTAATGTAAAGAAAGGTCCATGGTCTCCAGAAGAAGATGCAAAACTAAAGGATTACATAGAGAAACATGGAACTGGTGGCAATTGGATTACTCTGCCAAAAAGAGTTG GTTTGACAAGGTGTGGAAAAAGCTGTAGACTAAGATGGCTTAATTATCTTAGACCAAACATTAAACATGGTGAATTCTCTGACTCAGAAGATAAAATAATATGCACCCTTTTTGCTAGCATTGGAAGCAG GTGGTCAATAATAGCATCTAAGTTACAAGGCCGAACCGACAATGATGTAAAGAATTACTGGAACacaaaactaaagaaaaaatttatgttCATAAATCATTCAATGGAGATGAAATCTCAACAAGTTACCCTTTTATCCATCCTTCAAAGTTCAACATCAACATCTCAATCATTATCATtcacaaacaacaaaaacaactcATACTATCATCACTCCAATGGTTCTTTCACAAGTTCCTTTTCCAACTCATCAACCTCTTCAAGTCTTTTAAGTGGAAACTCTTCTACTTCTGCAGCACAAGAAAGTTTGATTGGTTCATCTCAGAAGTGTGGTGATGCAGCTTTTGTAGAGCAGAATATTGGTGATGTTAGTTATATCTACAATGAGGTTGAAGATAGTGAGAAGTTGATGTTTTCCAATGGTGGTAGTGTTAATGGATTTTGGGAAGAAAATCCATTGGATTATGGTGTAATAAGCACAACTTCTACTAGTAGTTGCAACAACTTTTTGTTTGATGTGTAA
- the LOC123891651 gene encoding protein FAR1-RELATED SEQUENCE 5-like, translating to MVKFDESLDVDSNEVSSTDSHTSDDENSSYSASSGHDRSDDGDDHGDHHDDGDDDDDDDDDDDGNDHDFADEASIGERAVRINSMTADEIRGMDFGSVDEAYEFYYQYGKCKGFSVRKSDDKKKIGPDGSKIITNKLFVCSRQGLRDKRHISRLDRKREHRRLTRTKCTARFRVTYKADKGRFVVSVFEETHNHELTSARFVHLHPVYRKISEADRAQVDGMQSRGIRTCHIMGYMVAQKGGYGGVGFTKKDLYNYFDKKMRDIVKDGDVAASLHYLNAKSATDPMLYAEYAADTSNGRMKSLFWADGTSRSDYFCFGDVVAFDTTYKRNKYNLPLVIFSGCNHHSQTIIFGAALVSDETTETYKWVLNCFLECMENKRPKAVVTDGDGAMREAIKEVFPDSTHRLCAWHLNKNAGENVKNSGFLKGFKKAMFSNFSKDDFEEYWSEMIKENGVEGHPWVIKTYENKLLWATAYLRDKFFGRIRTTSQCEAINAIIKSYVRKKGCIFEFMQNFEQALRGYRNNELVEDFKSKFSEPVLTTQLRLIESNAAKIYTAEIFKEVKEEIMKAGELIVKHKKEIGDTKFYTLTKYCRDAYERTVVYDGDTFQCSCRLFDSRGLPCSHIFHVMKEEHVDHIPSTLVLSRWTKDAKIDYLNMVDVNDPVDSDVIELARFGAYCSVLTSFCKEASKKNGVYGDIMDDLMNLKKKYCSVEDPIGTQKSVVGDPIPVQSKGAPKKKKNDAKALRHCTHCKSTTHNARTCSDKKRKKSCNAESSVQDINSELPVDLGESSVRQNKKKCVEQPKDLCESSVAPKKKKCSELPKDLCEKRGANVSTPTHIDVTSATGQFTPMYGFQHMIPMLHPVMQQMHVPSGQHVPPAQHVTSVPHVPPLYQLYGMNVGANSTSCYGLLQQVMKSADGKQ from the exons ATGGTAAAATTTGATGAATCTCTAGATGTTGATTCTAATGAAGTTAGTTCAACTGATAGTCATACATCTGATGATGAGAATTCCAGCTATTCGGCATCCAGTGGGCATGATAGGTCAGATGATGGCGATGATCATGGTGACCAccatgatgatggtgatgatgatgatgatgatgatgatgatgatgatggcaaTGACCATGATTTTGCTGATGAAGCATCTATAGGTGAAAGAGCGGTACGTATTAATTCTATGACTGCTGATGAAATTCGTGGTATGGATTTTGGTAGTGTTGACGAagcttatgaattttattatcaatACGGTAAATGTAAAGGTTTTTCCGTTAGGAAAAGTgatgataagaaaaaaatagggCCTGATGgtagtaaaataataacaaacaagcTTTTTGTATGCAGTAGACAAGGTTTACGAGATAAGAGACACATATCTAGGTTAGATAGGAAAAGAGAGCACCGACGTTTGACACGTACGAAATGCACGGCTAGGTTTCGTGTGACATACAAAGCCGATAAGGGTAGATTTGTAGTGTCTGTGTTTGAAGAGACTCATAACCACGAATTAACATCAGCTAGGTTTGTGCACTTACACCCGGTTTATCGTAAGATTAGCGAAGCAGATAGAGCTCAGGTTGATGGTATGCAGTCACGTGGAATTAGAACTTGTCATATTATGGGGTACATGGTTGCTCAGAAGGGTGGATATGGTGGTGTTGGGTTTACGAAGAAAGatctttataattattttgataaaaaaatgcgtGATATTGTTAAAGATGGTGATGTTGCCGCATCGCTACATTATCTTAATGCAAAGTCAGCTACTGATCCCATGCTCTATGCTGAATATGCTGCTGACACTAGCAATGGACGGATGAAGTCTCTTTTTTGGGCTGATGGGACTAGTAGATCTGACTACTTCTGTTTTGGAGATGTGGTTGCATTTGACACAACATACAAGAGGAACAAATACAACCTCCCGCTGGTTATATTTTCAGGTTGTAACCACCATTCccaaacaataatttttggCGCTGCGTTGGTATCAGATGAAACCACGGAGACGTATAAGTGggtgttgaattgttttttggAGTGTATGGAAAATAAACGCCCAAAAGCTGTGGTGACAGATGGAGATGGGGCTATGAGAGAGGCTATAAAAGAGGTTTTCCCCGATTCGACTCATCGGTTATGTGCCTGGCATTTGAATAAGAATGCAGGTGAGAATGTGAAGAATTCAGGTTTTCTGAAGGGATTTAAAAAAGCCATgttctcaaatttttcaaagGATGATTTTGAAGAGTATTGGTCAGAGATGATTAAAGAAAATGGAGTTGAAGGACATCCGTGGGTTATCAAAACCTACGAGAACAAGTTACTATGGGCAACTGCATACCTGCGGGATAAGTTTTTTGGACGTATAAGAACTACGTCCCAATGTGAAGCAATCAATGCAATAATAAAGAGTTATGTCAGAAAGAAAGGATGCATCTTTGAATTTATGCAAAATTTTGAGCAGGCTCTAAGAGGCTACAGAAACAATGAACTTGTTGAAGATTTTAAGTCAAAGTTTTCAGAACCTGTGTTGACAACTCAACTACGTTTGATTGAGAGCAATGCCGCTAAAATCTATACAGCGGAGATTTTCAAAGaagtgaaagaagaaattatgaagGCCGGTGAATTGATTGTTAAGCATAAAAAGGAAATTGGAGATACAAAGTTTTATACTTTGACTAAATATTGTCGGGATGCGTATGAAAGAACAGTTGTTTACGATGGTGATACATTCCAATGTTCGTGCAGGTTGTTTGATTCTCGTGGACTTCCTTGTtctcatatttttcatgtgatgAAGGAAGAACATGTTGATCACATTCCTAGCACTTTGGTATTGTCGCGATGGACCAAGGATgctaaaattgattatttgaaCATGGTGGATGTTAATGATCCAGTTGATTCCGATGTGATTGAGCTTGCCCGTTTTGGTGCATATTGTTCTGTTCTGACATCATTTTGCAAAGAAGCTTCTAAAAAGAATGGTGTGTATGGTGACATTATGGATGACctcatgaatttaaaaaaaaaatattgcagtGTTGAGGATCCTATTGGAACACAAAAGTCAGTTGTTGGTGATCCTATCCCGGTTCAGAGTAAAGGTgctccaaagaaaaaaaagaatgacGCAAAAGCTCTCAGGCATTGTACTCATTGCAAGAGTACAACTCATAATGCGAGGACTTGTTCG gacaaaaagagaaaaaaaagttgcaACGCTGAAAGTAGTGTGCAAGACATAAATTCAGAGCTACCGGTTGACCTTGGTGAAAGTAGTGTGCGACAGAATAAGAAGAAATGTGTAGAGCAACCGAAAGACCTTTGCGAAAGTAGTGTGGcaccaaaaaagaagaaatgttcAGAGCTACCGAAAGACCTTTGTGAAA AGCGTGGCGCTAATGTGTCAACACCAACACATATTGATGTTACTAGTGCGACCGGGCAATTCACTCCGATGTATGGATTTCAACATATGATTCCTATGTTACATCCGGTTATGCAACAGATGCACGTACCATCTGGACAACATGTTCCACCTGCACAACATGTAACTTCTGTACCACATGTACCACCTCTATACCAACTGTATGGAATGAATGTTGGTGCAAATTCAACTTCGTGTTATGGTCTGTTACAACAGGTGATGAAATCTGCTGATGGTAAACAATGa